A region from the Candidatus Electrothrix scaldis genome encodes:
- a CDS encoding response regulator encodes MKLLIIDDEVEFAATLCRRLQLRNIDAIDVHSGEAGLGVLSEVNPDIVILDLKMHDMNGLDVLEHIKAYDPEIEVIMLTGHGSVRAGIEAREKGAFDYIIKPIDLSDLLVKIDAAAQQQAERRA; translated from the coding sequence ATGAAACTGTTGATCATTGATGATGAAGTAGAATTTGCCGCAACCCTGTGTCGGCGTCTGCAATTGCGCAATATTGACGCCATTGACGTTCACAGTGGTGAGGCTGGATTGGGTGTACTCTCGGAGGTCAACCCGGATATTGTTATTCTTGATTTAAAAATGCATGACATGAATGGCCTGGATGTGTTGGAGCATATCAAGGCCTATGATCCTGAGATTGAGGTGATCATGCTCACCGGGCATGGTTCGGTGCGGGCAGGTATTGAGGCAAGAGAAAAAGGCGCCTTTGATTATATTATCAAGCCCATTGATCTGTCCGACCTTTTGGTTAAGATCGATGCGGCTGCACAACAGCAGGCAGAGAGGCGGGCATGA
- a CDS encoding ATP-binding protein produces the protein MKKCSVWLGKILPPPRGNFMIRADLDKGYRRFSRGLSLIMTILVLVPMSVIAILSHYQQIHIFILCAFIAVLVVFQLSEAITYHLREAGLKREQFLARAEQPNKLASIGRLAAGVAHEINNPLAIINQQAGLIQDIQEMSPDFPHKEMVAQSLAGIQSSVNRCKVITHRLLGFAHHQAEVKIEEVDINALLHETVSFLAKEASYNRINMDFILEEGLQHPWSDRGELLQIFLNIIGNGIDALAETGGTITLTSKQVDPQAVRICIADNGPGMTQEVQRHIFDPFFTTKETGRGTGLGLSIVYGLIRKLGGTINVVSVRGKGTEFEIDLPVHQEGHEDQDEQKEDLDETVDH, from the coding sequence ATGAAAAAATGTTCTGTCTGGTTGGGGAAAATTCTCCCTCCACCCCGTGGCAATTTTATGATCCGGGCGGATCTCGATAAGGGCTACCGCCGGTTTTCCCGTGGATTATCCCTGATCATGACAATTCTGGTGCTGGTGCCCATGTCTGTTATCGCCATCCTCTCGCATTATCAGCAGATTCATATCTTCATTCTTTGCGCTTTTATTGCTGTGCTGGTGGTTTTTCAGCTGAGTGAGGCGATTACCTATCATCTGCGTGAGGCGGGTCTGAAACGGGAACAATTCCTTGCCCGGGCTGAGCAGCCTAATAAGCTGGCCTCTATCGGCCGCTTGGCTGCCGGGGTTGCCCATGAGATCAACAATCCCCTGGCGATCATTAATCAGCAGGCAGGACTGATACAGGATATTCAGGAGATGTCGCCTGATTTTCCCCATAAAGAAATGGTCGCCCAGTCCCTGGCAGGTATTCAGAGCAGTGTAAATCGTTGCAAAGTAATCACACATCGTTTGCTCGGTTTTGCCCATCACCAGGCTGAAGTAAAAATTGAGGAAGTGGATATCAATGCCCTTCTTCATGAAACAGTTTCCTTTCTGGCCAAAGAGGCATCCTATAACCGGATCAATATGGACTTTATCCTGGAGGAGGGGCTTCAGCATCCCTGGAGCGATCGCGGAGAGCTTTTACAGATTTTTCTCAATATCATTGGTAATGGCATAGATGCCCTGGCTGAAACAGGAGGAACTATCACCCTGACCAGTAAACAAGTCGATCCTCAAGCCGTTCGTATCTGTATTGCGGATAATGGTCCTGGCATGACACAGGAGGTGCAGCGGCATATCTTTGATCCTTTTTTTACAACCAAAGAAACAGGGCGAGGGACAGGGCTGGGACTTTCCATAGTCTATGGCTTAATTCGTAAGCTCGGTGGCACGATAAATGTGGTTTCTGTGCGGGGGAAAGGGACTGAATTTGAGATTGATCTGCCGGTTCATCAGGAGGGCCACGAGGATCAGGACGAACAAAAAGAGGATCTGGATGAAACTGTTGATCATTGA
- a CDS encoding ATP-binding protein, with the protein MLENTSDLLKQIALGEDSILELKNNSQARLIRFDEQTVPGARLDDLSPDLWNRFRTVISPQDDQEFLLKMKLIAPGDNDIPCPTVSGVLLACETPETFMPGAFIQAVCYRGMERNGGYQLDAKDITGPLDVQIREACRFVERNMRVYAIKAPNRIETPQFSLNALFEAVVNAVAHRDYSIYGSKIRLHLFADRLEIFSPGAIPNTMTIDSLSERQSARNELLTSLLARCPMNFNAIGSKRSYIMDKRGEGVPIIITESEQLSGLRPKYRLLDDAELKLTLFAAPLPQEQG; encoded by the coding sequence ATGCTGGAAAATACATCGGATCTCCTGAAACAGATAGCCTTAGGTGAGGATTCAATCCTTGAGCTGAAAAATAACAGTCAGGCCCGTTTGATTCGTTTTGACGAACAGACAGTACCGGGAGCTCGGCTTGATGATTTATCCCCTGACCTGTGGAATCGCTTCAGGACGGTTATCTCTCCGCAGGATGATCAGGAGTTTCTGCTGAAGATGAAGTTGATCGCACCGGGAGATAATGATATTCCCTGTCCGACGGTCAGTGGTGTTTTGCTGGCCTGCGAAACACCGGAGACCTTCATGCCCGGAGCATTTATCCAGGCGGTCTGCTATCGTGGTATGGAAAGAAATGGAGGATATCAGCTTGACGCCAAGGATATCACTGGCCCCCTAGATGTTCAGATCCGGGAAGCCTGCCGTTTTGTCGAGCGTAATATGCGTGTGTACGCGATCAAGGCCCCAAACCGAATTGAAACGCCGCAGTTTTCTTTAAATGCCCTTTTTGAAGCTGTGGTTAATGCGGTTGCTCATCGTGATTATTCTATTTATGGCTCAAAGATTCGCCTTCACCTTTTTGCTGATCGTCTTGAGATCTTCTCTCCAGGAGCTATTCCCAATACTATGACTATTGATAGCCTCTCGGAACGGCAATCTGCCCGGAATGAGTTATTAACCTCATTGCTGGCCCGCTGCCCGATGAATTTCAACGCGATAGGCAGTAAACGGAGCTATATTATGGATAAACGCGGTGAGGGCGTCCCTATCATCATTACGGAAAGTGAGCAACTTTCCGGCCTCAGACCAAAGTACAGACTCCTGGATGATGCCGAGCTCAAGCTGACTCTTTTTGCGGCTCCCCTCCCTCAGGAGCAGGGCTGA
- a CDS encoding SLC13 family permease: MPSASPQVLRLSGVKKQFDWKRLLFILTGIILFALVYYWPPWPDAIDPRGTHFILTREGKGALAVFLLAATWWVFEVVPIGVTSLTIGVLQALFTIRDPSTAFRDFMDPSVLFIFGSIMIGMVFTKTGLTRRMAYKMLSIVGERTSMIYLGCFVMTGVLTHFMAHTAVAATMFPLLMAIHALYADDEGPTRFGKGLFMGMAYVAGAGSIVTLLGAARGAVALGFYKDIRGVDVSFFELSWYMFPIGWLMIFLLWGFFLLFFRPEHARIPGLKERAKEMYTDLGGWSKNELLTAGIVLGTILIIALKNFIPALAGIHKTGILLCSTISFFLFKIMEIDDLEEVPWNIILLFAGAMSIGFCLWETGAAKWLAVNWLLLFQSSPPLVFILGMAFFVMMMTNFIMNVAAIAISLPVALVIAPYLGVSGEVILFSSLVVAGMPFLLLVGAAPNAIAYNSRQFSTGEFFLWGIPASILLMLVVWLAVAFIWPLMGMDVFVPVKGL; the protein is encoded by the coding sequence GGGGGACCCATTTTATCCTGACCCGAGAAGGGAAGGGCGCGCTGGCGGTTTTTCTGCTGGCCGCAACCTGGTGGGTTTTCGAAGTTGTGCCTATCGGCGTGACCAGCCTGACCATCGGGGTGCTGCAAGCCCTCTTCACTATCCGTGATCCCAGTACAGCCTTTCGGGATTTCATGGACCCTTCAGTGCTTTTCATCTTCGGCTCTATCATGATCGGTATGGTCTTTACCAAAACCGGTCTGACCCGGCGGATGGCCTATAAGATGCTTTCTATTGTTGGTGAACGAACCAGTATGATCTATCTCGGTTGCTTTGTCATGACCGGGGTGCTGACCCATTTTATGGCCCATACCGCTGTTGCAGCCACTATGTTCCCTCTGCTTATGGCTATTCATGCCCTGTATGCGGATGATGAGGGGCCTACCCGATTCGGCAAGGGCTTGTTTATGGGGATGGCCTATGTGGCAGGCGCAGGCAGTATTGTGACCTTGCTGGGAGCAGCCAGGGGTGCTGTGGCTTTAGGCTTTTATAAAGATATTCGAGGAGTAGATGTCAGCTTCTTTGAGTTGAGCTGGTACATGTTTCCCATTGGCTGGCTCATGATTTTTCTGTTGTGGGGATTTTTCCTACTCTTTTTTAGGCCGGAACATGCTCGGATTCCCGGCTTAAAGGAAAGGGCAAAGGAGATGTATACGGATCTGGGAGGCTGGAGTAAAAATGAGCTCCTGACAGCAGGTATCGTGCTCGGGACTATCCTGATCATAGCCCTGAAAAATTTTATCCCGGCATTGGCTGGCATCCATAAAACCGGTATTCTGCTCTGTTCAACCATTTCCTTTTTCCTTTTCAAGATTATGGAGATTGATGATCTTGAGGAGGTACCCTGGAATATCATTCTCCTGTTTGCTGGCGCCATGTCCATCGGCTTCTGTCTCTGGGAGACCGGTGCCGCTAAGTGGCTGGCTGTGAATTGGTTGCTGCTTTTTCAAAGTTCTCCTCCTTTGGTCTTCATCCTCGGCATGGCCTTCTTTGTCATGATGATGACCAACTTTATTATGAACGTGGCCGCCATTGCTATTTCTTTGCCTGTGGCCCTGGTTATTGCCCCCTATCTTGGAGTCAGCGGAGAGGTTATTCTTTTCTCTTCCCTTGTGGTGGCCGGTATGCCCTTCCTTCTCCTGGTCGGGGCCGCCCCCAATGCTATTGCCTATAATTCTCGGCAATTCAGTACGGGCGAGTTTTTTCTCTGGGGAATTCCAGCCAGCATCCTGCTGATGCTGGTGGTATGGCTGGCTGTTGCCTTTATCTGGCCCCTTATGGGGATGGATGTTTTTGTGCCGGTGAAGGGCCTGTGA